A part of Pectobacterium cacticida genomic DNA contains:
- the fliT gene encoding flagella biosynthesis regulatory protein FliT — protein MATPHQLLKDYQQLLSLSQKILHLAMSGEWDALVEHEITYVQSVEKLTQTPIPPNIDSVMKLHFRQILSEILSNESKTKERLHKRMDELSVLMRNPVAQQNVNSTYGEFAEHRLLPGDLSNR, from the coding sequence ATGGCCACACCCCACCAGCTTCTTAAAGATTACCAACAACTTTTGTCTCTGAGTCAAAAAATTCTTCATTTAGCAATGAGTGGGGAATGGGATGCATTGGTCGAGCATGAAATTACCTATGTCCAATCGGTAGAAAAGCTAACTCAGACTCCCATTCCACCCAATATTGATAGTGTTATGAAATTACACTTTCGACAAATACTCAGTGAAATTCTAAGTAATGAGTCAAAAACAAAGGAACGGCTGCATAAGCGAATGGACGAACTGAGCGTACTGATGAGAAATCCTGTTGCTCAGCAAAACGTGAATAGCACCTATGGCGAATTTGCCGAACACCGCTTGCTTCCTGGCGATTTGAGTAACAGATAG
- the fliS gene encoding flagellar export chaperone FliS encodes MYNMKGSQAYAQIGLESSVMSASPHQLIVMLFDGARSAMVRARILIEQGDIPGKGMALSKAINIINNGLKAGLDQERGGELVENLSALYDYMTQRLLIANLHNDVKVIEEVESLLENIAGAWRQIGPNYTPEQEVR; translated from the coding sequence ATGTACAACATGAAAGGTAGCCAAGCCTATGCACAAATAGGTCTTGAAAGCAGCGTGATGAGCGCCAGCCCTCACCAACTTATTGTTATGCTTTTTGATGGCGCGCGCAGTGCCATGGTGCGTGCACGTATCTTAATAGAACAGGGCGATATTCCAGGGAAAGGTATGGCGCTGTCTAAGGCAATTAACATTATCAACAATGGGCTAAAAGCCGGGTTGGATCAAGAACGTGGCGGTGAACTGGTTGAGAACCTGTCTGCCTTGTACGACTACATGACGCAACGTTTGTTGATTGCCAACCTGCATAACGATGTAAAAGTAATAGAAGAAGTAGAAAGTTTACTGGAAAATATTGCCGGCGCTTGGCGACAGATTGGCCCTAATTACACCCCAGAGCAGGAAGTCCGTTAA